The genomic window GGGGGCCACGGCCAGGAAGGGACTGAAAATGAGCACTAGGGCCCCCACCTTCAAGACCACCTCTCATATCGAAGAGGAGACGTACAGGGTAGGATGACTGACTTTGTTTTGGCATAGAAGGTGCATAAAAGTTTGTGGAATACTTGAACAATGCTGTATCTGGACTTTCCCATCAGCACCTGGGAAGTGAAGTCTAGAGATGGTGTTGAATGTTGGTCCAGGGAATGTTGGTCCTCAACCGTAGTCTTGGAGGAACACAGGGTCGGCTAGTTTTTGTTCTTaccttgcgtgtgtgtgtgtgtgtgtgtgcgtgtgtgtgtgcgtgtgtgcatgcccaCCCCCGCAGGCCATCGTTGAGGAGCGGgaccaggagagggagaggaggtggaAGGCGGAACAGGCTGTGAAGAAGCTGACGGAGCAGCTGACTCTCCTCCAGACCAGAGCCGGAGAGGAGAAGGACATCCAGAACCTGGCCCTGCACACCACTGACCGGTGAGCGGTCGCTCTCAAACGCTGTTAATCACTGACCTGCGATAGGGCACCCTTCACTGTGTTAATCACTGACCCATGATAGGTCACTCTCACACGCTGATAATCACTGacctgtgatgtgtgtgtatacgtgtgtgtatacgtgtgtgtgtacgtgtgtgtgtatgcgtgtgtgtgtgtgtgtgtgtgtgtgtgtgtgtatatgcgtgtgtgtgtgtgtgtatacgtgtgtgtatatgcgtgtgtgtgtgcgcggctGCAGGCTGAAGGCGCTCCTGTTGAAGGAGAGGGCGGAGCGCGCTGAGCTCCAGGAGAGGGAGCGTGCCGCTCAGGAGGACCTTAAACTCGCCCGCAGCCGAGAGGACCAGCAGCAGAGGGCGCTGCGCAGCCTGGAGGACAGTGTGTCCCGGGCCGAGGCACAGAGGGCCCGCCACCAGGCCGAGGAGGTACACAACCACACTGAGATCTCACAGCATATCGCAGCCGCTAGCACAGAGACAGCAAGGCTAACTATGTGTCTGAGCAGTGACTGGAGAGTGAGGCTCTATGAAACAGAAGGGGATGGGACTGTCATCTGTCATGGTCCAGTGTTGGTTTGCTGTGGAGGAGCGTTGTTCTGGAattgttttgattggttcaataaagtcagtgattgacattGACACTGTGGCACCACCCATTATGGGCTCAGTTCGTGGGCCCCCACTCACCCATCGCTTCTTTAAGTCCCTTTCTTTCTGGAGGTTTTACTTTAACTCACAGCGATCTCTCCTGTCTCTGGGGTTTGTCAGATGAAGAGGAGCCAGGAGCTGGAGAACAAGACCTCCGCACtgaggagggaggtggagatCCTGAGGGCGTCCGCGCGGCAGTACAAGGacaagctgcagcagctgcacgAGCTGCTGGCCTCCAGGGAGCAAGTGCACAGGTACCATAGAGAAAATGCAGGTCTCTAACAGACTAATACAAGATAGGTGCAGAGGTACCATAGAACAAATGCAGGTGTCTACCGGTCTAACACTGAGGTGTGTGGGCCAGGCAGGGGTACTGGCCGTTTTGGCAGTGTTATTCAGCGCTGCTCTCTGCTGTCCCGCAGGAAGGAGCTGGAGTCACGGCTGGCCCCCGGGGGGCCACAGTTTCAGGAGTCGCTGCGGCGGGAGGTGGCGGTCGTGGAGGAGAGACACGCCCAGCAGcgggcggagctggaggagaagatggCCGCCGCCAAGAAGCAGTACGCCGAGCTGGAGGACGAGTTCCGCATGGCGCTCACCATCGAGGCCACCCGGTTTGCAGAGGTAGCCGGCGCCCTCTACCTGCATGGAGGGCACGTGATGGTCATGGTGGCGGGGAAAGAACACCTGGGCTCGTGCATACCTGTggctccatctctttctcttatTCAAATCAAGCAACACAACTAAACACTGTTTTACTGAGTTACTGAGTGTTATTTAAGTTagtaaatatacatatacattatgtttaaagatttaaaacaTGCTCATGGATTTAActtgacaaaataatttttctacCAGCGTGTTTTGCCTCCTTGGACTTTTCACATGCATCGTTTTTGAGGCAGCACTTGAGCTTTATGTTGTTAGAGTATGAATTGCAAGTGTTTGAAATGCGATGAAAGCGGCCGTCTCTGTTCTGCAccgtgctccccccccccgccccccaccccaccccccgcagcTGAAGGAGGGCTTCGAGCACCTGAGCGCGGAGCTGGCGGAGCAGCAGGCCGCCCTGGCCGGCTCCCAGCAGCGGGAGAAGCGGTCGGCCGCGCTGGTGCAGGAACTGACCGCCATGGTGAAGGAGCAGAAGAGCCGCATCGCAGAGCTCATCAAGTCCAGGAAGGAGGCCGTCACGGAGCTGAGGGTCAGGGGCGGTcccggagggagagggagagctcaGTACTTGGGGGAcagtcgtggggggggggtcagaatgTGGGGTCGGTCACTGAGTTTAGGGAGCGAGAGGGGTTAGACAGTCGGTCCCTGAgttgagggggtgggtggggttaaaCGGTGGGGCTGGTCTCTAATTTAAAGGAAGAGGAGGGGTATGAGTATAATGTGGGGAGTGCCCAACCCCAGTTGCTAGCGTGCACCTGGGTTGGACAGGGCGTAGGGGAGTTATTTTTGTCTCCTGTCACGCGGTGTGGGGGGTTGACGGTGCTGTTCTGGCTCCTCTCCTTGCGCTGCAGACTCGGGTGCGCTCGCTGGAGGGGAACGCGGAGGAGGACAGGAGGCGGAGCGTCCAGCTGGAGCTGCTGAAGCAGGACAAGTCCAAGCTGCTGTCCCAGCTCACCGCCCAGGAGTCCGTCATCCAGGGCCTGCGGTCTGAGCGCCGGATCTGGGGACAGGAGCTGGCCCAGCAGGGTGAGTGTAACACTGTACTACCACACTACACTGAGATTCTACATTACACTGCAGTGTAAAGCATACAGGAGCTGGCCCAGCAGGGTGAGTTTAACACTGTACTACACTACGCTGAGATTCAACACTACACTGTAGGGTAAAGCAGACAGGAGCTGGCCCAGCAGGGTGAGTTTAACACTGTACTACACTACGCTGAGATTCAACACTACACTGTAGGGTAAAGCAGACAGGAGCTGGCCCAGCAGGGTGAGTTTAACACTGTACTACTACACTGACATCCTACACTACACTGTAGGGTACAACATTCAGGGGTTGGCCCAGCAAGATGAGTTTAACACTGTACTACTACACTACACTGGGATTTTACTCTGGAGGGTATGGGATTTGAAACATGCAATACTACAGTGCTGCTTAGTCTTACACTGCCATTACATGAAAGTGTAAACTCTCTCAGACACAACACAAACTACTTACTCCAAGATCCTACACTGCAAATTGAGATAAATCCAAGTCAGTTTTTTAGACCCTTTTCAACACTGATTTAATCTCCATTTTAGAATCATGTAGATCTGCTTTCCAAAGCAAAAGTGCTTATCACAGAGGCATTCACATGCAATTATTAAAATTAGCTTGCAGAGCTGTGTTTGAGAAGGGAAACTATTTGCATACCAGCTACATTTGCCCTTTGATGTTGTGATAGCTGCTTAATTGCTTCAGGGCAAAATTTGTATTCATCACTGTGTTCTCCAGAGTCCTCCTGGGTCACAGTgtttggaaaataaagaaacacctgcacagtgataaataatgaaaatggttTCTTGctaatccttttttaaaaaatggtggaGAAGTGCCATCTTGTGGCCTTTTGCACATGTTGCAAGCTGAAGTCGCGGtaggttttaaattatttaaggtTAATGTAGGTTACACCTCAAATCGAGTCAACGCAATAAACTGATGGattgccatttatttaaaataatttccatgaACCAATTTCTGTTCGGTGAAATTGGTGTTATGGCGTTTCAATCTGCAATTTGATAAACGCTTCcctattaacaaaataaatatattccaaaaaaaattggGTAAATAAATTACAAGTCCCGTTGTCCAAagaggcagagaaaaagaacattAGTCTTCCAACAGCTTTTCACATAATATAATATCTATTCCTAAATGTCAGATTGACTGGAGCTGAGAATTCTGCACattctttttggaaagttttttttgaaaGGGAGCTTGCTACTTGTATGTCCATAATTACTCAAATGACATTTTCTCTTTGCCATGGATGTTAAAGGTCACTTTTCAGAGTGAAATTTCAGGTTTCTCAAGCTTAGCctgattgcatttttattctttgattGTTGCCTTTCATTGGGATATTGCCAGTTTGATCTGAGTTCCACGAGACCTCAGTATACAAAGCTCCTGTTCCCGCTGGCAGTATGTGCCAGGTGCTGAAGTATAATGCAATGGGGAATGCAGGCTTCTCTGTCCACACTGCTTTTAATTCATAACACTGTATTATTAATTCATAGTATAATAACCCTTATTTATTAGTTGCTGTTTTTATGAGAAGCCCCAGTTACtccattttgttgtttaaagtttctgtttgttaCATTTCTGGTTTCGCTGTTGATCAGATTCAGTTAAGCGCATAATCAGCAGTTTGGCAGGGCATGTTACTGACACTGTCTCTACTGTTATTAGTGCAGTAAGAACAGCTAAGATTTCTTATATTTCCTTTGCTCTTTTTTGGTTATATAAATGATTTTCAATACATTCCTCTGAAGCCAAAAACCAGTAAAACAGCATGTTACTGTAAGGATACATCTACGGCTTGTTGggctggaaaaagaaaagaaaacatctggCAGGTGACAGCCatacatgtaaacacaaacGGTCATGTGCTTCAGATGTGAAATGAGCCTGAAATATCCCAGCAGCACTGCGCCTTTCAACAAGTGGCGGCAGATGGCCAATCAGGAGTTTTGGATTCTGTGTGTGACGATATCATAAAAGGGCAGCGTCATTTACAGTCCAGGGTAAAGCCACGGTCTCATGTGCATCCCCCTGTAGGGGCGTCTCTGGCCCAGGACAGGGGGCGGCTGGAGGCCAAAATCGAGGTCCTGGCCACCGAACTGGAGACCCAGAAGAAGCTGAATGAGCGGGACAACGATGCGCTCAAGATCAAGGCCAAGATCGTGGACGACCAGACGGAGACCATCCGCAAGCTGAAGCAGGTGAAACCTGTTGGGCTGTCAGAACCGTCTCATCTTTATTcttaatattttgcatttaatatGCTCCTGTTTACATGACAGAAGTTGTTTTCGCTTATTACGTTTGTCAAAAAATCCATATGTATATTGAAGTTGTGATGTAGCgcttgaaaatagttttttattaaGGTCAGGTCATAGGACAAAATATGGTGGATTAGTTTTTCTTCTGATACTGATATCCATGATATGACTGCAGGTCAAATATTTTATCTGACCCTCTCTTGCTTAATGTCTGCTTCCTTTTCCTCTTGCTCCCCCAATCCCTCATTCTGTCTCCCCTGCCCTTTTTCTTAatttccccctcctctttttctctcccctcttgCTCTTCCTTCCCTTGatctctttcctccctctgtcttcgTCTGTCCTTTCCGGTCTTGCCCTACCTCACtgtccctgccccgcccccagggtCTTCTGGACAGGGACGAGCAGATCCGCAGGCTGAGAGAGGAGAGCCTGCAGGCTGAGAAGAGATtccaggagcagctggaggaggaggcggggcctgtgcGGGACCTGAGGGAGCGGGTGGAGCTTCTGACCCACAGGAAGGAGGAGCTAAAGCAGCAACTGGAGGACAAGGAGTTAGAACTGGAGGAAGTTAAAAGTGCTTACAGGTGAGCCAgaatatgtatgtacatgcacacacacacacacacacctacgcacacacaggtatacacagacacaaacaaagaTTTTCTAGGTCTAGTGCTGTTGTTCTAGTCTGGTTATACACACTTCCTTGTAAGCCATTCTGCAGAGGAGTCTCTGCTAAATGGCCAAATGTCTGTTCAAACCCCAACCTCAGTGCCATGAACTCCAAGTGGAAGACCAAAGCGGACCTTCTGACTCGCCTGGAGGAACAGGTGAAGCGCATGAAGGAGGGCTTTGATGCCAAAGAAAAGGCTCTcctggaggagagggacagaTCCGTCCAGGCACACAAGTAAGCTGACATCACTACCACTATCGCTATTGCAACAGCCTCCCCACAGAGCAATGACACGGTTgccctaaaaaaaatgttattttaggCAAACATTTGGTTCTAATATTTTGTGCTTTGCATCATAACTCACTTTGGTGTGGTTCTCAGCAtacttttacattgtatgtaGCTTAATCATGCTAttgattatttttcatgtacgtgtgtgtgtctgtgtaattgCAGAGCTGTTATGGAGAAGCTGCGCACTGTGGACGATGCTTTCAGGAGGCAGCTGGAGAGCGTACAGGCTACCCATCAAGCCGAGCTCTTTCACCTGGCCAATGAGAAGCAGAAACAGATTGAGCAGGCCAATCAGAAGGTCTCACCCCCAGAACTTTCATTGTGTCTTATTGTAATCTACCCAGACCTGCACCTGACTTGCTCCTAACAGGAATgtataaaagtaaaaacatgtCTTCTGTCAGCAGTGGTATTTCTCTCATTCCCTGACTGCGTGCATTAAAGGTGCTCTTTTCATCCAGGTGTgcctggtggaggaggagatgagGCTCCTCCTAGAGGAGACGCAGAGCACCAAGAAGGCAATGGAAGAGAAGATGGCGCGCCTCACCAGCGTGCTGAAGGACTTTTAACCTGTTAGAGGACACTGTTTCCGTTTAAAACCCTTGGGGGCTCGGAGGGTTCAGTGTGGGGTCAAGGATTAATaactaaaaatgtaataacaccATCTCATCtgactgtaaatatttacaatttgGTTAAATTTAGTTAGACAAAgccctgtttttgtgtttttttaaattattttattatttgccataatgttgtcattttgtaaaattgtttgaGCATTATCCCTTCAttaaataaccccccccccccccccccccccgcaagaAAAGTGTCAGATTTCGATCCCCACCCTGAAAGACCTCCCAGGTATGGAGGTCTATCAAGCTGACCACtgtgcctttatttatttaccagtTTTCCTCCaaactaatttaattttaatatgaatttatatttgtTGTAATAAAGTCACAAATCCTCAgtgttatttgtgtgtatatgataAAGCCACATTTACTTAAGACCTGGCTTTGCTATTTTCAAGCATTATCCTTATTGTTTCCTGAAGCCTAGACGATGGTGTATTAACTTTGTGAAGAGGATTTTCAGCCAAACCCAGTATGATAGTTGGTTCTTGCAAGTTGTAGCCATCCGCGTCATTGAACTAAGCGTCGAGTTGGCGTGAATGACTGCCTCTGATTGGAGCCCCATCTACACGAGATGATTTGTCAGAAGTAGTAACTGACCATTATTACCCCAATCAAAGAAAAAGTTCGAAAATAAGGCAGGAGTG from Anguilla anguilla isolate fAngAng1 chromosome 8, fAngAng1.pri, whole genome shotgun sequence includes these protein-coding regions:
- the lrrcc1 gene encoding leucine-rich repeat and coiled-coil domain-containing protein 1 — protein: MADGELCLIDKNIKSLLEVPLSVNVRSLNLHCNRISKIEGLTTTWQLRHLDLSSNQIARIEGLDSLSSLRTLNLSCNLITKIEGLTGLVNLIRLNLSYNQISDLTGLLYLHGKEYKLKHLNLQSNRLNNLKQLLQCMVGLKSLNDVILSMDGSSNPVCATPGYREMVLQSLPQITALDGVDRLGNTVPLMDDCPVDVPGLEDFVEFLLSSDASVSAEKPNSDTALTTPRIDEVLAQFRERVGGRGVAGAAGRAPAGNEKGSGDLQNTLRIQNLERQLSQLFTQAPSSSAPTPGPTPVRKAKRDIDHTSESEVDSGKENRRRGSGSGRRSRLPTRRVVAETAGRRPAKDPKGRRSDSDLETTTTGESAKKAASPRRKAVSRGPTQHVETGATARKGLKMSTRAPTFKTTSHIEEETYRAIVEERDQERERRWKAEQAVKKLTEQLTLLQTRAGEEKDIQNLALHTTDRLKALLLKERAERAELQERERAAQEDLKLARSREDQQQRALRSLEDSVSRAEAQRARHQAEEMKRSQELENKTSALRREVEILRASARQYKDKLQQLHELLASREQVHRKELESRLAPGGPQFQESLRREVAVVEERHAQQRAELEEKMAAAKKQYAELEDEFRMALTIEATRFAELKEGFEHLSAELAEQQAALAGSQQREKRSAALVQELTAMVKEQKSRIAELIKSRKEAVTELRTRVRSLEGNAEEDRRRSVQLELLKQDKSKLLSQLTAQESVIQGLRSERRIWGQELAQQGASLAQDRGRLEAKIEVLATELETQKKLNERDNDALKIKAKIVDDQTETIRKLKQGLLDRDEQIRRLREESLQAEKRFQEQLEEEAGPVRDLRERVELLTHRKEELKQQLEDKELELEEVKSAYSAMNSKWKTKADLLTRLEEQVKRMKEGFDAKEKALLEERDRSVQAHKAVMEKLRTVDDAFRRQLESVQATHQAELFHLANEKQKQIEQANQKVCLVEEEMRLLLEETQSTKKAMEEKMARLTSVLKDF